One Deinococcus sp. LM3 genomic region harbors:
- the groL gene encoding chaperonin GroEL (60 kDa chaperone family; promotes refolding of misfolded polypeptides especially under stressful conditions; forms two stacked rings of heptamers to form a barrel-shaped 14mer; ends can be capped by GroES; misfolded proteins enter the barrel where they are refolded when GroES binds), translating to MAKQLVFDEAARRSLERGVNAVANAVKVTLGPRGRNVVIEKKFGSPTITKDGVTVAKEIELEDKLENIGAQLLKEVASKTNDITGDGTTTATVLGQAIVKEGLRNVAAGANPLALKRGIDKAVLAAIEEIKTLAVPVEDSEAIKKVAGISANDEQVGEEIANAMDKVGKEGVITIEESKGFDTEVDVVEGMQFDKGYISPYFITSPDTMEAVLEDAYILIYEKKVSALKDLLPVLEKVAQTGRPLLIIAEDVEGEALATLVVNKLRGTLNIAAVKAPGFGDRRKEMLRDIAAVTGGEVVSEDLGHKLENTSMDMLGRAARVRITKDETTIVDGKGEQAQIDARVNAIKGELDSTDSDYAKEKLQERLAKLAGGVAVIRVGAATETELKEKKHRYEDALSTARSAVEEGIVSGGGTTLLRIIPAVRKAAEALSGDEATGARILIRALEEPARQIAANAGEEGSVIVNAVINSDKPRFGFNAATGEYVDDMIAAGIVDPAKVTRTALQNAASIGALILTTEAIVSDKPEKAAPAPAGGPDMGGMDF from the coding sequence ATGGCCAAGCAACTCGTGTTTGATGAAGCCGCCCGCCGTAGCCTCGAACGTGGCGTGAACGCCGTCGCCAACGCCGTCAAAGTGACCCTCGGGCCGCGCGGCCGCAACGTCGTCATCGAGAAGAAATTCGGCAGCCCCACCATCACCAAGGACGGCGTGACCGTCGCCAAGGAAATCGAGCTGGAAGACAAGCTCGAGAACATCGGCGCGCAGCTGCTGAAAGAAGTCGCCAGCAAGACCAACGACATCACCGGTGACGGCACCACCACCGCCACGGTCCTCGGCCAGGCCATCGTGAAAGAAGGCCTGCGCAACGTCGCCGCCGGCGCCAACCCGCTGGCCCTGAAACGCGGCATCGACAAGGCCGTCCTGGCCGCCATCGAGGAAATCAAGACCCTCGCCGTGCCCGTCGAAGACAGCGAAGCCATCAAGAAAGTCGCCGGCATCAGCGCCAACGACGAGCAGGTCGGCGAGGAAATCGCCAACGCGATGGACAAGGTCGGCAAGGAAGGCGTCATTACCATCGAAGAGAGCAAGGGCTTCGACACCGAAGTGGACGTCGTGGAAGGCATGCAGTTCGACAAGGGCTACATCAGCCCCTACTTCATCACCAGCCCCGACACGATGGAAGCCGTCCTCGAAGACGCCTACATCCTGATCTACGAGAAGAAAGTCAGCGCCCTGAAAGACCTGCTGCCCGTCCTGGAGAAAGTCGCGCAGACCGGCCGTCCCCTGCTGATCATCGCCGAGGACGTCGAAGGCGAAGCGCTGGCCACCCTGGTCGTCAACAAGCTGCGCGGCACCCTGAACATCGCCGCCGTCAAGGCCCCCGGCTTCGGCGACCGCCGCAAGGAAATGCTGCGCGACATCGCCGCCGTCACCGGCGGGGAAGTCGTCAGCGAAGACCTCGGCCACAAGCTCGAGAACACCAGCATGGACATGCTCGGCCGCGCCGCCCGCGTCCGCATCACCAAAGACGAAACCACCATCGTCGACGGTAAAGGCGAGCAGGCCCAGATCGACGCCCGCGTCAACGCCATCAAAGGCGAACTGGACAGCACCGACAGCGACTACGCCAAGGAAAAACTCCAGGAACGCCTCGCCAAACTCGCCGGCGGCGTCGCCGTCATCCGCGTCGGTGCCGCCACCGAAACGGAACTCAAAGAGAAGAAGCACCGCTACGAGGACGCCCTGAGCACCGCCCGCAGCGCAGTCGAAGAAGGCATCGTCTCCGGCGGCGGCACCACCCTGCTGCGCATCATCCCCGCCGTCCGCAAGGCCGCCGAAGCCCTCAGCGGTGACGAGGCCACCGGCGCCCGCATCCTGATCCGCGCGCTCGAAGAGCCCGCCCGTCAGATTGCCGCGAACGCCGGTGAAGAAGGCAGCGTCATCGTGAACGCCGTCATCAACAGCGACAAGCCCCGCTTCGGCTTCAACGCCGCCACCGGCGAGTACGTCGACGACATGATCGCCGCCGGCATCGTCGACCCCGCCAAGGTCACCCGCACCGCGCTGCAGAACGCCGCCAGCATCGGCGCGCTGATCCTCACCACCGAAGCCATCGTCAGCGACAAGCCCGAGAAGGCCGCCCCCGCACCCGCCGGCGGCCCCGACATGGGCGGCATGGACTTCTAA
- the groES gene encoding co-chaperone GroES, translating into MLKPLGDRVLVEIIEEAEQKTAGGLYVPDTAKEKSQRGKVIAVGSGKVLDNGTRIALDVKEGDTVYFAKYGGTEVSLEGKNYSILAERDILAIVE; encoded by the coding sequence ATGCTGAAACCCTTAGGTGACCGCGTTCTGGTTGAAATCATCGAGGAAGCCGAGCAGAAGACCGCCGGCGGCCTGTACGTCCCCGACACCGCCAAAGAGAAAAGCCAGCGCGGCAAAGTCATCGCCGTGGGCAGCGGCAAGGTGCTCGACAACGGCACCCGCATCGCGCTGGACGTGAAAGAAGGCGACACCGTCTACTTCGCCAAGTACGGCGGCACGGAAGTCAGCCTCGAAGGCAAGAACTACTCCATCCTCGCCGAACGCGACATCCTCGCCATCGTCGAGTAA